TTCGAACCCGGGCTCGACAGGTTGGTGGCAGAGAACGCAGAGGCCGGGCGGCTGTCGTTCTCAACCGAGTTGGCCGGGCCGGTCGCCGAGGCCGACGCCGTCTTCCTCGCAGTCGGCACCCCGCGGGACGAGGCCGACGGCAAGGCTGACCTGCGCTACGTCTTCGCGGCTGCGCGCGAGGTCGCCCTCGCCATGGACGGCTACACCGTCGTGGTGACCAAATCGACCGTGCCCGTCGGGACCGGGCGCAAGGTCGCCGAGACCATTCGCAAGGCGCGGCCGGACGCCGCATTCGACGTCGTCTCGAACCCCGAGTTCCTGCGTGAGGGCGCCGCTATCGAGGACTTCATGCGCCCAGACCGCGTGGTCCTCGGTTGCGAGGCCGAGCGCGCCAAGGAGGTCATGAAGCAAATCTACCGGCCGCTCTATCTCAACGAGACGCCGATCCTGTTCTCGACCCTGGAAACCGCCGAGCTGACCAAGTACGCCGCCAACGCCTTTCTCGCCACCAAGATCACCTTCATCAACGAGATGGCCGACCTCTGCGAGCGGGTCGGCGGGGACATTCAGCAGGTGGCCCGCGGCATCGGACTCGACCGGCGGATCGGCTCGAAGTTCCTGCACCCGGGGCCGGGCTACGGCGGGTCGTGCTTCCCCAAGGACACCGAGGCGCTGGTGCAGACGGCGCGCGAGGCCGGCGGCGGGGTACGGATCGTGGAGACCGTGGTCGCGGTCAACCAGGAGCGCAAGAAGAGCATGGCCGGGCGCGTGATCGAGGCCTGCGGCGGTTCCGTGCGCGGCAAGACCCTCGCGGTGCTCGGTTTGACCTTCAAGCCGAACACCGACGACATGCGGGCGGCCCCGAGCCTCGATATCGTACCGGCGCTGCAGGCGGAGGGCGCCGCCATCCGCGCCTACGACCCGGAGGGCATGGGGGCGGCCGAGCCGCTGCTCGGCGGCGTGGTCTGGTGCGAGGACGCCTATGACGCCATGCGCGAGGCCGACGCCCTGGTGATCATCACCGAATGGAACCAGTTCAGGGCGCTCGACCTGGCGCGCGCCAAGCAGCTGCTGCGCCAGCCGATCCTGGTCGACCTGCGCAACATCTACATGCCGGGCGAGGTCGCCGCCGCCGGCTTCCGCTACCGCTCGATCGGTCGGCCCGGACCCTTGGACCCGCAGCAGGTTCGGCAGGAGGCCGTGTGATGACGATCTCGGAGCATCGTTTCGACCCCACGATCCTGCGCGACTACGACGTCCGCGGGGTCGTCGGCAAGACCCTCTCGGCACAGGACGCCGAGGCGCTGGGCCGCGCCTTTGGCACCGTCATCCGGCGGCGCGGCGGGTCGGCGGCGGCGGTCGGCTACGACGGTCGCCTCTCGTCGCCCGAACTGGAGGCGGCGCTGGTCCAGGGCCTCGCGTCGGCCGGCGTCGACGTGCGGCGGGTCGGCCGCGGCCCGACGCCGATGCTCTACTACGCGACCCACGCCCTGCCGGTCGACGGCGGCGTGATGGTGACCGGCTCGCACAATCCGCCCGACTACAACGGCTTCAAGATGACCCTCAAGAAGGCCGCTTTCTTTGGCGACGACGTCCGGAATCTGGGGCGCATCGCGGAGGCGGGAGACTTCGAATCGGGCCGAGGCGAGATCAGCGACCATGCGGTGTTCGACAGCTACGTCGAGCGCCTGGCGCAGGACTATGACGGGATCCGGGACCTCAAGGTCGCCTGGGACGCCGGCAACGGCGCCGCCGGCGAGGCCATGGCCGCGCTCACGCAGCGCCTGCCGGGCCGGCACCTGCTGCTGAACGAGACCATCGACGGGCTGTTTCCGGCCCACCACCCCGATCCGACCGTGGAAGCGAACCTGCGCCAGATCAAGGAGCTGGTGCTCGCCGAAGGTTGTGACCTCGGCGTGGCCTTCGACGGGGACGGCGATCGAATCGGCGCGATCGACGGACAGGGCCGCGTTCTCTGGGGCGATCAGATCATGCTGCTGATGGCCGAGGACATCCTGAAGCAGCATCCCGGCTCAACCTTCATCGCAGACGTCAAGGCGAGCCAGGCGCTGTTCGACGGGATCGCCGCGGCCGGCGGCGACGCCATCATGTGGAAGACCGGCCATTCCCTCATCAAGTCGAAGATGGCCGAGACCGGCGCGCTGTTCGCCGGCGAGATGAGCGCGCACCTGTTCTTCGCCGACCGCTACTACGGCTTCGACGACGGCCTCTACGCCGCGGTGCGCCTGATCGGCGCGGTCTCCCGCTCCGGCCGCAGCCTGGCCGACTACCGGGACGGCCTGCCGCCGCTGGTCAACACGCCGGAATTGCGGTTTCCCTGCGCTGAGGACCGCAAGCAGCCGGTGATCAGCGAGGTCAAGAAGCGCTTGGCCGCCGAGGGGGCCGAGGTCAACGAGATCGACGGGGTGCGCGTCAAGACCGATGACGGCTGGTGGCTGCTGCGCGCCTCCAACACCCAGGACGTCCTGGTCGCCCGCTGCGAGGCCGCCGACCAGGCGGGGCTCGCCCGCCTAAAGGCCGCGCTCTCGGCGCATCTCGAGGCCTGCGGCCTTTCCCTGCCTGCGGACTGACCCCGGGGCGGAGCGTGCGGTTCTTCTTCTACGGCACCTTGATGGACGACGACGTCTGCCGCGCGGTGCTCGGCGAGCGCTGTCGCCAAATGCGGGTGGAACCGGCCGTTCTGCCCGGCTATCGGCGGGTGCGGGCGGCCCGCGGCGACTTTCCGGTCCTGACCCGACGCAGCGGCCGGCGGCTCGACGGCCTTCTGGTCCGGAACCTGCCGGGCGACGCCCTGCTCGCCATCGCCCATTACGAGGGCCCGGACTACGCGCCGCGCCGCGCCACGGTCATCGACCGGAACGGCGGGCGCCATCCGGCCTGGATCTTCATGCCGCGCCGCGGCCGGGTCGTCTCGGCGCGGCCCTGGCGCTTCGATCGCTGGCAGAAGCACGGTAAGGCCCGGCTCCGGCCCCGGCTCGAACGCTGGATGCTGGAGTTCGGCGCCTTGACCCTGCAAT
This Kiloniellales bacterium DNA region includes the following protein-coding sequences:
- a CDS encoding UDP-glucose/GDP-mannose dehydrogenase family protein — protein: MRIAMIGTGYVGLVSGACFSSFGHDVVCIDKDAKKIRALNEGGIPIFEPGLDRLVAENAEAGRLSFSTELAGPVAEADAVFLAVGTPRDEADGKADLRYVFAAAREVALAMDGYTVVVTKSTVPVGTGRKVAETIRKARPDAAFDVVSNPEFLREGAAIEDFMRPDRVVLGCEAERAKEVMKQIYRPLYLNETPILFSTLETAELTKYAANAFLATKITFINEMADLCERVGGDIQQVARGIGLDRRIGSKFLHPGPGYGGSCFPKDTEALVQTAREAGGGVRIVETVVAVNQERKKSMAGRVIEACGGSVRGKTLAVLGLTFKPNTDDMRAAPSLDIVPALQAEGAAIRAYDPEGMGAAEPLLGGVVWCEDAYDAMREADALVIITEWNQFRALDLARAKQLLRQPILVDLRNIYMPGEVAAAGFRYRSIGRPGPLDPQQVRQEAV
- a CDS encoding gamma-glutamylcyclotransferase family protein; the encoded protein is MRFFFYGTLMDDDVCRAVLGERCRQMRVEPAVLPGYRRVRAARGDFPVLTRRSGRRLDGLLVRNLPGDALLAIAHYEGPDYAPRRATVIDRNGGRHPAWIFMPRRGRVVSARPWRFDRWQKHGKARLRPRLERWMLEFGALTLQSVDTPWHVKRQILALCREQEEMLSAPPAP
- a CDS encoding phosphomannomutase/phosphoglucomutase, whose translation is MTISEHRFDPTILRDYDVRGVVGKTLSAQDAEALGRAFGTVIRRRGGSAAAVGYDGRLSSPELEAALVQGLASAGVDVRRVGRGPTPMLYYATHALPVDGGVMVTGSHNPPDYNGFKMTLKKAAFFGDDVRNLGRIAEAGDFESGRGEISDHAVFDSYVERLAQDYDGIRDLKVAWDAGNGAAGEAMAALTQRLPGRHLLLNETIDGLFPAHHPDPTVEANLRQIKELVLAEGCDLGVAFDGDGDRIGAIDGQGRVLWGDQIMLLMAEDILKQHPGSTFIADVKASQALFDGIAAAGGDAIMWKTGHSLIKSKMAETGALFAGEMSAHLFFADRYYGFDDGLYAAVRLIGAVSRSGRSLADYRDGLPPLVNTPELRFPCAEDRKQPVISEVKKRLAAEGAEVNEIDGVRVKTDDGWWLLRASNTQDVLVARCEAADQAGLARLKAALSAHLEACGLSLPAD